The following proteins are co-located in the Desulfatirhabdium butyrativorans DSM 18734 genome:
- a CDS encoding single-stranded DNA-binding protein, whose product MSGVNKAFIIGRLGRDPELRYTPDGTAIANFTVATSEEWKDKATGEKKQRTEWHRIVAYRKLGEICGEYLAKGRQVYIEGRIQTREWEDKEGVKRHTTEIIASDVQFLGSKDSAGPVEPRRPMGGGDVGGGSYRPSGGYESAVPKTDMTPGPPDDDIPF is encoded by the coding sequence ATGAGCGGCGTCAACAAGGCATTTATCATCGGCAGACTGGGAAGGGATCCGGAACTTCGGTATACCCCGGATGGGACGGCAATCGCCAATTTTACGGTCGCCACTTCGGAAGAGTGGAAAGATAAGGCCACCGGAGAAAAGAAACAACGCACCGAATGGCACCGGATTGTGGCCTACCGCAAACTGGGGGAGATTTGCGGGGAGTACCTGGCCAAGGGGAGACAGGTTTACATCGAAGGAAGGATTCAGACGCGGGAGTGGGAGGACAAGGAAGGGGTCAAGCGGCATACGACGGAAATCATTGCCAGCGATGTGCAGTTTCTGGGATCGAAAGATTCCGCAGGGCCTGTCGAGCCCAGAAGGCCGATGGGCGGAGGCGATGTCGGCGGCGGTTCGTATCGTCCTTCGGGCGGATACGAGTCTGCCGTCCCAAAGACCGATATGACCCCCGGCCCGCCGGATGACGACATTCCCTTCTGA
- a CDS encoding TIGR02757 family protein, which yields MTTFPSERDHGDALPGRLEALYRRFNRREYVHPDPLEFLYRYDRIEDREVAAFIASALAYGRVEIILRSAWTVLEPMGGFPHRFLQDAGRDDLVDCYRDFRHRFASGKDIVDFLMAIRGMIRADGSLYAGFLSGYRSGEPSLIAAQIRFCGALYRIAGRPLGHLLPSPERGSACKRLNLFFRWMVRQDEVDPGGWDRIRKDQLLVPLDTHMDRLGRMFGFTRRHASDLKTAIDITDGYRHIVPEDPVRYDFVLTRTGIRNDVQW from the coding sequence ATGACGACATTCCCTTCTGAGCGTGACCATGGGGATGCCCTGCCTGGCCGTCTGGAGGCCCTGTACCGCCGGTTCAACCGGCGGGAATACGTGCATCCCGACCCGCTCGAGTTTCTCTACCGCTACGATCGGATCGAAGATCGGGAAGTCGCCGCCTTTATCGCTTCCGCCCTCGCCTACGGCCGCGTGGAGATCATCCTGAGGAGTGCCTGGACGGTTCTGGAGCCGATGGGCGGCTTTCCGCACCGTTTTTTGCAGGATGCCGGCAGGGATGATTTGGTCGACTGCTATCGGGATTTTCGGCATCGTTTTGCTTCCGGAAAGGACATCGTTGATTTTCTGATGGCCATCCGGGGGATGATCCGGGCCGACGGATCGCTTTATGCCGGCTTTTTGAGTGGCTATCGGAGCGGCGAACCCAGCCTGATCGCGGCGCAGATTCGTTTCTGCGGAGCGTTGTACCGGATTGCCGGCCGACCGCTGGGTCACCTGCTGCCATCTCCCGAGCGGGGCAGCGCGTGCAAGCGGCTGAATCTTTTTTTCCGCTGGATGGTTCGTCAGGATGAGGTCGATCCGGGCGGATGGGACCGGATACGGAAAGATCAACTGCTGGTTCCGCTCGATACCCACATGGATCGGCTGGGCAGGATGTTCGGTTTTACGCGGCGACATGCATCCGATCTGAAGACAGCAATCGATATTACCGATGGATATCGCCACATTGTTCCGGAAGATCCGGTGCGATACGATTTCGTATTGACCCGGACCGGCATCCGAAACGATGTGCAGTGGTAA
- a CDS encoding FmdB family zinc ribbon protein: protein MPIYEFFCEACNTIFNFYSKRIDTTTSPLCPKCRNTILSRKVSPFAVTGKAKESDDMDELPFDESKMEQAMSMLAGEADKIREDDPRQAAQLMRKLTDMTGIGLGAGMEEALRRMEQGEDPEQIEAEMGDLIEAEEPFILPEKKAGKGGSGVRRPQTDPVLYDLHPEV, encoded by the coding sequence ATGCCGATCTATGAGTTTTTCTGCGAAGCGTGCAACACGATTTTCAATTTTTATTCCAAACGGATCGATACGACTACCAGCCCGCTTTGTCCAAAGTGCCGAAATACCATCCTCAGCAGAAAGGTTTCCCCCTTTGCCGTAACCGGCAAGGCCAAGGAATCGGATGACATGGATGAGCTGCCCTTCGATGAAAGCAAGATGGAGCAGGCCATGAGCATGCTGGCTGGTGAGGCGGATAAAATCAGGGAGGATGATCCGCGGCAGGCGGCCCAGTTGATGCGCAAACTGACGGACATGACCGGTATCGGTCTGGGCGCCGGAATGGAGGAGGCGTTGCGCCGGATGGAGCAGGGGGAGGACCCGGAACAGATCGAGGCCGAGATGGGGGATCTCATCGAAGCTGAGGAACCATTCATTCTGCCCGAAAAAAAGGCAGGCAAGGGCGGCTCTGGCGTGCGCCGTCCCCAGACCGATCCGGTGCTCTACGACCTGCATCCAGAGGTCTGA
- the truA gene encoding tRNA pseudouridine(38-40) synthase TruA translates to MTGSERTFKLVVEYDGSAYHGWQRQGSLPTIQAEIERVIAMMTRRTVHVMGSGRTDSGVHALGQVASFRCATRLSCKALLRGINSLLPGDIVIRDCVEMPASFHACHSAIGKTYRYRIHNSPFRQALGRQYVWHICRPLDVEAMRQALCRVVGTHDFKGFESTGSPRAHTVRTIYRADLGQADGCLSVELTGNGFLRCMVRNIVGTLVEIGLHRYPVTHIDRMLQSRDRRQAGTAAPAHGLFLVRVLYAEDMMERPR, encoded by the coding sequence GTGACCGGCTCTGAGCGAACGTTCAAGCTCGTTGTCGAATACGATGGGAGCGCCTATCATGGATGGCAACGCCAGGGCAGCCTTCCGACCATTCAGGCGGAAATCGAGCGCGTCATCGCCATGATGACCCGGAGAACGGTTCATGTAATGGGTTCCGGCCGGACGGACAGCGGGGTACACGCGCTCGGGCAGGTGGCCAGTTTTCGATGCGCTACACGACTCTCCTGCAAGGCCTTGTTGCGGGGCATCAATTCCCTTCTTCCCGGGGATATCGTTATCCGTGATTGCGTCGAGATGCCTGCTTCTTTTCACGCATGCCACAGCGCCATCGGAAAAACCTACCGATACAGAATCCACAACAGTCCTTTTCGTCAGGCCCTTGGCCGGCAATATGTCTGGCATATCTGCCGGCCGCTCGATGTCGAGGCCATGCGACAGGCTCTCTGCCGAGTGGTCGGCACCCACGATTTCAAAGGGTTTGAAAGCACGGGAAGCCCCCGGGCCCATACCGTGCGCACCATCTATCGGGCCGATCTGGGCCAGGCGGATGGCTGCCTGTCGGTGGAGCTCACCGGAAACGGGTTTCTGAGGTGTATGGTCCGCAATATCGTTGGAACGCTTGTCGAAATCGGTTTGCATCGCTATCCGGTAACGCATATTGACCGGATGCTTCAATCCCGGGACCGAAGGCAGGCCGGAACCGCTGCGCCTGCGCACGGCCTTTTTCTGGTCCGGGTGCTCTATGCGGAGGACATGATGGAAAGGCCAAGATGA
- a CDS encoding DUF29 domain-containing protein — protein MSSLYDQDFYQWTIEQANLLKAGALSQLDIENLIEEVESMGKSQKRALESRLTVLLMHLLKWDVQQELQCRSWQSTIAIQRKEIKRLLRANPGLKAIVNDVLPELFEDAIDIASIETGLPKSEFPETCPYTIEQIMGE, from the coding sequence ATGAGCAGTCTTTACGATCAGGATTTTTATCAGTGGACAATCGAACAGGCAAATCTCTTGAAAGCAGGAGCGCTGTCACAGCTTGATATCGAAAATCTGATCGAGGAAGTTGAATCGATGGGCAAAAGCCAAAAGCGGGCGCTTGAAAGCCGATTGACCGTGTTGTTGATGCACCTTTTGAAATGGGATGTTCAACAAGAGTTGCAGTGCAGAAGCTGGCAAAGTACGATTGCCATTCAGCGGAAGGAAATCAAAAGACTGTTGCGGGCGAACCCGGGTTTAAAAGCTATTGTCAATGATGTTCTCCCTGAACTATTTGAAGACGCCATTGATATTGCTTCCATCGAAACCGGCCTGCCAAAATCAGAATTCCCCGAAACCTGTCCCTACACCATTGAGCAGATCATGGGGGAATGA
- a CDS encoding penicillin acylase family protein, with protein sequence MGTNDLRFNGKTGRIHVLRNVHGIPEIEAESFEDAFFALGYMHARDRQLQMMLTRILLQGRASELLAADPALIEIDRYMRRMRFLPDGEAELARLSPAHRNAIDAYCGGINQCLADHGRIFEFRLLKVPIEPWQPADTLVLAKIMGFLGLADVQGNMEKLIVQMIQQGIDEARLRELFPYLCDAIDADRLKAIRLAPPIVPEAVSWLRIAPHFCASNNWVVAGSRTRSGKPILCNDPHLEVNRLPAIWYEVVMRVAGRTITGITLPGAPAFAAGRSPEIAWGVTYSFMDMIDFRIERCKNGCFFREDGWIPFQVRKEEIRTKKGESLLETVYENDLGLLEGDATVDGEYLLMQWSCARNAGAGDIMGMFDLLTASNVAEAAACFRRLECLSFNWVMADIAGNIGYQMSGRLFNRPAGVSGLLPTPAWDRRFDSSGFVDPKDLPFRFNPEEGWIVTANQDLNAWGAANPINLSMASYRADRIRQMLVEKSGTLDADAMKRIQYDLLSLQAKVFMEILRPLLPDTERASRLAAWDCRYDPASIEAALFETIYREAVEMVFGDHGIGRAALHHLLSETSLFNDYFGNFDAILLKEDSAWFDGLSRDAIFRKAIDAGLSRKPVPYGKTRGIVLKHLLFGGKLPRFLGFDYGPVDLPGGRATVTQGQIFQSAGRQTTFSPSYRMIADLSQPSILTCLPGGPSDRRFSRHYISDLENWLKGNYKTLG encoded by the coding sequence ATGGGCACCAACGACCTGCGGTTCAATGGCAAGACCGGGCGGATTCATGTCCTTCGAAACGTTCACGGCATCCCCGAAATCGAAGCCGAAAGCTTCGAGGACGCTTTTTTCGCGCTCGGTTACATGCATGCGCGGGACAGACAGCTTCAGATGATGCTTACCCGCATCCTGCTTCAGGGAAGGGCGTCGGAGCTGCTGGCAGCAGATCCGGCGCTGATCGAAATCGATCGGTACATGCGGCGGATGCGGTTTCTGCCGGATGGCGAAGCCGAGCTTGCCCGACTTTCACCCGCTCATCGAAATGCCATCGATGCCTACTGCGGCGGAATCAACCAATGTCTTGCGGATCACGGCCGGATTTTCGAATTCCGCCTGCTGAAGGTCCCCATTGAGCCCTGGCAGCCGGCGGACACGCTGGTGCTGGCCAAGATCATGGGTTTTCTGGGGCTTGCCGATGTGCAGGGCAACATGGAAAAACTGATCGTACAGATGATCCAGCAGGGCATTGACGAAGCAAGGCTTCGTGAACTCTTCCCCTATCTTTGTGATGCCATCGACGCCGATCGCTTGAAGGCCATCCGGCTTGCGCCACCGATCGTTCCCGAAGCCGTTTCCTGGCTGCGGATCGCCCCCCATTTTTGCGCGAGCAACAACTGGGTGGTCGCAGGCTCCCGCACCCGCTCCGGAAAACCCATTCTCTGCAACGATCCGCATCTCGAAGTCAACCGCCTTCCCGCCATCTGGTATGAGGTCGTGATGCGGGTTGCCGGACGAACCATCACCGGCATCACCCTGCCCGGCGCTCCGGCTTTTGCCGCTGGCAGAAGCCCCGAAATCGCCTGGGGAGTCACCTATTCGTTCATGGACATGATCGATTTCCGGATCGAACGATGCAAAAACGGGTGCTTTTTCCGGGAAGACGGATGGATCCCTTTTCAGGTTCGAAAGGAAGAAATTCGCACCAAAAAAGGTGAGAGCCTGCTCGAAACCGTTTATGAAAACGATCTCGGGCTTCTCGAAGGCGATGCCACCGTCGATGGGGAATACCTGCTGATGCAGTGGAGTTGCGCCCGCAATGCCGGCGCCGGGGATATCATGGGCATGTTCGACCTGCTCACGGCATCGAATGTTGCGGAAGCGGCAGCCTGTTTCCGCAGACTCGAATGCCTCTCGTTCAACTGGGTCATGGCGGATATTGCCGGAAACATCGGATACCAGATGTCGGGCCGGCTCTTCAACCGCCCCGCTGGCGTCAGCGGGCTGTTGCCCACACCGGCCTGGGATCGGCGATTCGACAGCTCCGGTTTCGTCGATCCGAAAGATTTGCCTTTCCGCTTCAATCCGGAAGAAGGATGGATCGTTACGGCAAACCAGGACCTCAATGCCTGGGGCGCGGCCAACCCGATCAACCTGTCGATGGCCTCCTACCGGGCCGATCGTATCCGCCAGATGCTCGTCGAAAAATCCGGGACACTCGATGCGGATGCCATGAAGCGCATCCAGTATGATCTGCTGTCGTTACAGGCCAAGGTGTTCATGGAGATCCTGCGGCCGCTTCTGCCAGACACGGAAAGGGCCAGTCGGCTTGCCGCATGGGATTGCCGTTACGATCCGGCATCGATAGAAGCCGCGCTGTTCGAGACGATTTACCGGGAGGCGGTCGAGATGGTTTTCGGGGATCACGGGATAGGGCGGGCTGCGCTGCACCACCTGCTGAGTGAAACATCGCTTTTCAACGATTATTTCGGTAATTTCGATGCGATTCTGCTGAAGGAAGATTCGGCATGGTTCGATGGCTTGTCCAGGGACGCCATTTTTCGAAAGGCCATCGATGCCGGCCTTTCAAGGAAACCCGTTCCATATGGAAAGACCCGCGGCATTGTGCTGAAGCACCTGCTGTTCGGCGGAAAGCTGCCCCGTTTTCTCGGCTTCGATTATGGCCCGGTCGATCTTCCCGGAGGCCGGGCCACCGTCACCCAGGGCCAGATCTTTCAAAGCGCGGGCAGGCAGACGACATTTTCCCCATCCTATCGGATGATTGCCGATCTGTCCCAACCGTCCATCCTCACCTGCCTGCCGGGAGGGCCATCGGACAGGCGTTTTTCCAGGCATTACATCAGTGATCTGGAAAACTGGCTCAAAGGAAATTATAAAACACTCGGGTAA
- the glnE gene encoding bifunctional [glutamate--ammonia ligase]-adenylyl-L-tyrosine phosphorylase/[glutamate--ammonia-ligase] adenylyltransferase yields the protein MTLSAIIPLPDDLDPSLAAEVRRKTNDLHESFAKQGLELPSHPFVRQTFPAVFLASHFVSQSCIRDPALLIDLVESGDLLTSYPLGCYHQRLGDLLRDASTDARIAGPLRLFRKREMVRIAWRDISGAADLCETMLDLSHLAEACLDHTISSLYASMCQDIGVPVSADGAMQKLVVIGMGKLGARELNFSSDIDLIFAFPQNGLIQKSPAANPISNESFFQQLCRRLIAIFNTCEAQGHVFRIDLNLRPFGENGPLVMSFDAMEDYYQRQGREWERYAWIKARPVAGDVTEGYRLLDILKPFIYRRYLDYGVFDSLRDMKQRINQEVRRKGMAFNLKLGAGGIREIEFFGQVFQLIRGGISPVFQTPSIIFVLKLLARHRMISEDIGRDLLHAYLFLRVAEHRLQELEDRQTHVVPADPLERKRLAFCLGFTDISRFETDLADVMATVHRHFNTLLETPLFDDGSETPQWETLAKSVWSEGIDEVSEENALQMLGFSNPKQAAAILKSIRNDNAIRGLSLEGRKRLDRLMPLVIGYTAKADDSEMLLDRIGDILRAIGRRSSYFALMAQNPHTLDQIIRLASASTLIVSLLSRHPVLLDELLDTRVLYAPPRKAEMQQELRQKMLSMLEQDAEQQIERLCVFKQANMFRVAAADVTGVLPLMRTSDHLTELAEVVIDEVLGLAWHGLAEKYGIPGANNRIGFTGKDFLIVGYGKLGGLELGYASDLDLVFLHSAGPGMTQGGKHPIDHAQFYMRLAQRIVHILTTRTRAGQIYDTDTRLRPDGDSGILVSSIDGFLHYQMEKAWTWEHQALVRARPLSGDPALAERFQKVRRQILSKPRDPEALRRAVVHMRRKLLEKRAREKPDRFDLKNDRGGIIDIEFLVQYLLLLGSSRDERLLEWTDNVRQLTTLIEAGIIAENHAHFLREAYLTYRATMHKLSLQEKPPIVSAGRFELLRKGVMAIWKRTLSPNGKGFPTRDG from the coding sequence ATGACCCTTTCGGCCATCATCCCCTTGCCGGACGATCTCGATCCGTCGCTTGCCGCAGAAGTCCGCAGGAAAACGAACGATCTTCACGAGTCCTTTGCAAAACAGGGACTCGAACTCCCCTCCCACCCCTTTGTGCGCCAAACCTTCCCCGCCGTCTTTTTGGCCAGTCATTTCGTCAGCCAAAGCTGCATCCGGGATCCAGCCCTGCTGATCGACCTGGTGGAAAGCGGCGATCTACTGACCTCGTACCCGCTGGGATGCTACCACCAGCGCCTTGGGGATTTGCTGCGGGATGCATCCACCGATGCCCGTATCGCCGGCCCGTTGCGCCTGTTTCGAAAACGGGAAATGGTGCGGATCGCCTGGCGGGATATTTCCGGGGCAGCCGATCTGTGCGAAACCATGCTCGATCTGAGCCACCTTGCCGAAGCATGTCTCGATCACACCATTTCGTCCCTGTACGCCTCGATGTGCCAAGATATCGGCGTACCGGTTTCCGCCGATGGTGCGATGCAGAAACTGGTGGTCATCGGGATGGGCAAACTCGGGGCTCGGGAGCTCAATTTTTCTTCCGATATCGATCTCATTTTCGCTTTCCCCCAGAACGGGCTCATCCAGAAAAGCCCCGCCGCCAACCCGATCAGCAACGAATCCTTTTTCCAGCAGCTTTGCCGCAGACTGATCGCCATCTTCAACACCTGCGAAGCCCAGGGGCACGTATTTCGCATCGATCTGAACCTCAGGCCTTTCGGGGAAAACGGCCCTCTGGTCATGAGCTTCGATGCCATGGAAGACTATTACCAGCGCCAGGGCCGGGAATGGGAGCGATACGCCTGGATCAAGGCGCGACCGGTCGCAGGCGACGTAACGGAAGGATACAGGCTGCTCGACATTCTCAAACCTTTCATCTACCGGCGCTATCTCGATTACGGGGTCTTCGATTCCCTCAGGGACATGAAACAGCGCATCAACCAGGAAGTCCGCAGAAAAGGCATGGCCTTCAACCTCAAACTGGGGGCGGGCGGCATCCGGGAAATCGAGTTTTTCGGGCAGGTCTTCCAACTGATCCGGGGCGGCATATCCCCCGTATTCCAGACACCCTCCATCATTTTCGTTCTGAAACTTCTGGCCAGACATCGGATGATTTCCGAAGATATCGGCCGTGACCTGCTCCATGCCTATCTGTTCCTGCGGGTGGCGGAGCACCGGCTGCAGGAACTCGAAGATCGGCAAACCCATGTCGTTCCGGCAGATCCGCTTGAGCGCAAGCGTCTGGCTTTCTGCCTCGGCTTTACGGATATCAGCCGCTTTGAAACCGATCTGGCCGATGTCATGGCAACCGTCCATCGGCATTTCAACACCTTGCTGGAAACCCCGCTTTTCGATGACGGTAGCGAAACACCCCAGTGGGAAACCCTTGCCAAATCCGTTTGGTCGGAGGGCATCGATGAAGTCTCCGAAGAGAACGCCCTGCAGATGCTCGGCTTTTCGAACCCGAAACAGGCGGCGGCAATCCTGAAGAGCATCCGGAACGACAATGCCATCCGCGGCCTGAGCCTGGAAGGCCGAAAACGGCTCGATCGGCTCATGCCGCTGGTGATCGGCTATACGGCAAAAGCCGATGACAGCGAAATGCTGCTGGATCGCATCGGGGACATCCTGCGGGCCATCGGCAGAAGATCGAGTTATTTCGCGCTCATGGCGCAAAACCCCCATACGCTGGACCAGATCATCCGGCTGGCTTCAGCCAGCACCCTCATCGTAAGCCTTCTGTCCCGCCATCCGGTCCTGCTCGACGAGTTGCTCGACACCAGGGTTCTGTATGCCCCGCCCAGAAAAGCGGAGATGCAGCAGGAACTCCGGCAGAAAATGCTTTCGATGCTGGAGCAGGATGCAGAGCAGCAGATTGAGCGGCTCTGCGTCTTCAAACAAGCCAACATGTTTCGCGTCGCCGCAGCAGATGTCACCGGTGTGCTGCCCCTCATGCGCACCAGCGACCATCTGACGGAGCTTGCCGAGGTGGTGATCGATGAAGTACTGGGGCTTGCCTGGCACGGGTTGGCGGAAAAATACGGCATTCCCGGCGCCAACAACCGGATCGGGTTCACCGGCAAGGATTTCCTGATCGTCGGCTACGGAAAATTGGGCGGTCTCGAGTTGGGCTATGCATCCGATCTCGATCTGGTGTTTCTGCACAGCGCAGGCCCCGGCATGACGCAGGGCGGAAAACATCCCATCGATCACGCCCAGTTTTACATGCGACTTGCCCAGCGTATCGTTCATATCCTCACCACCCGAACCCGCGCAGGCCAGATCTACGATACCGACACCCGATTGCGGCCGGATGGCGACTCCGGCATTCTGGTCAGCTCGATCGACGGATTCCTGCACTACCAGATGGAAAAGGCCTGGACATGGGAACATCAGGCCCTGGTACGCGCAAGACCCTTGAGCGGAGATCCGGCACTGGCGGAGCGCTTTCAGAAGGTGAGAAGACAAATCCTGTCCAAGCCAAGAGATCCGGAGGCCCTGCGCCGGGCCGTCGTTCACATGCGGCGGAAACTGCTGGAAAAACGCGCCCGGGAAAAACCCGATCGCTTCGATTTGAAAAACGACCGGGGAGGCATCATCGATATCGAGTTTCTGGTGCAGTATCTGCTGCTGCTCGGCTCATCCAGGGATGAACGGCTTCTCGAATGGACGGACAACGTCCGGCAGCTCACCACCTTGATCGAAGCAGGCATCATCGCGGAAAACCATGCCCATTTCCTGAGAGAAGCCTACCTGACCTACCGGGCGACCATGCACAAGCTGAGTCTTCAGGAAAAACCGCCCATTGTCTCCGCCGGGCGCTTCGAACTGTTGCGAAAAGGCGTCATGGCCATCTGGAAACGAACCCTTTCACCGAACGGCAAGGGTTTTCCGACCAGGGATGGATGA